The proteins below are encoded in one region of Callospermophilus lateralis isolate mCalLat2 chromosome 9, mCalLat2.hap1, whole genome shotgun sequence:
- the Sft2d3 gene encoding vesicle transport protein SFT2C — MADLHRQLQDYLSQSKAGRPAEAEQLLASETAEEPAAGVGPTGAWLGRAGLRWTWPRSHTEPAAASQACLPSVTRGQQLAAGGACLLLAALCFGLAALYTPVLLLRARKFALLWSLGSVLALAGGAILRGGAACGRLLRCEETPSRPALFYAAALGTTLYAAMGLRSTLLTALGACAQVAALLAWLASLLPWGGGTALRLALGRLGRRAGLANALPV, encoded by the coding sequence ATGGCAGACCTCCACCGCCAGCTGCAGGACTACCTGTCGCAGAGCAAAGCGGGCAGGCCGGCGGAAGCGGAGCAGCTACTCGCTTCGGAGACTGCAGAAGAGCCTGCGGCAGGGGTCGGACCGACGGGAGCGTGGCTTGGACGCGCTGGCCTGCGGTGGACGTGGCCGCGAAGTCACACGGAGCCGGCGGCGGCGAGCCAGGCGTGCCTGCCGAGCGTGACGCGCGGGCAGCAGCTGGCTGCGGGTGGAGCCTGTTTGCTACTGGCCGCGCTCTGCTTCGGTCTGGCGGCACTCTACACGCCAGTGCTGCTGCTGCGCGCGCGCAAATTCGCGCTGCTCTGGTCGTTGGGCTCGGTGCTGGCTCTCGCCGGCGGCGCGATACTGCGAGGCGGGGCGGCGTGCGGACGTCTGCTACGCTGCGAGGAGACGCCGTCCAGGCCCGCGCTTTTCTACGCGGCCGCGCTGGGAACCACGCTGTACGCGGCGATGGGTCTGCGCAGTACGCTGCTCACGGCGCTGGGCGCCTGCGCGCAGGTGGCCGCTCTACTGGCCTGGTTGGCTAGCCTGCTGCCGTGGGGCGGTGGCACCGCGCTGCGCCTGGCACTTGGTCGCTTGGGCCGCCGCGCAGGCCTAGCTAACGCGCTGCCGGTGTGA